In a genomic window of Mycolicibacterium neoaurum VKM Ac-1815D:
- a CDS encoding ABC transporter permease has protein sequence MTRPQAQPPRRGAAREVADEVWIFAVRLLVQWCRYPTVPLQALMFPAVLLLTYSVLVGKSMTRITGNSGLDLLIPVCALVGAMSGSAASGSMMSHDRENGLLTRLWIMPVRRGSALAGIVLAEALRTVLGTVLVAAIGYGLGFRFHGNIVALAGYLVIPSVIVAVYTLIVIILGLRGEGRTILAWFGTVSVGLAFAAVVPVDKTPATLRPLAEYQPVAAAVETMRLLSVGDANIGLPLAVTAVWVILLGSIFGPAAVRGYRRAAESGPVGG, from the coding sequence ATGACCCGCCCGCAGGCGCAGCCACCGCGTCGTGGCGCCGCGCGAGAGGTGGCCGACGAGGTCTGGATCTTCGCCGTCAGGTTGCTCGTGCAGTGGTGCCGGTATCCCACGGTGCCACTGCAGGCGCTGATGTTCCCCGCGGTTCTGCTGCTCACCTACAGCGTGCTGGTGGGCAAGTCGATGACCAGGATCACCGGCAACAGCGGACTCGACCTGCTCATCCCGGTGTGCGCGCTGGTCGGTGCGATGTCGGGGTCGGCGGCGTCGGGGTCGATGATGTCCCATGACCGCGAGAACGGGTTGCTCACCCGCCTGTGGATCATGCCGGTGCGCCGCGGCAGCGCCCTTGCCGGCATCGTGCTGGCCGAGGCCCTTCGCACCGTGCTGGGCACTGTGCTGGTCGCCGCGATCGGCTACGGTCTCGGGTTCCGCTTCCACGGCAACATCGTCGCGCTGGCGGGCTATCTGGTCATCCCCAGCGTGATCGTGGCGGTCTACACGCTGATCGTCATCATCCTGGGTCTACGCGGTGAGGGCCGCACCATCTTGGCCTGGTTCGGCACCGTGAGCGTCGGACTGGCTTTCGCCGCCGTCGTCCCGGTCGACAAGACCCCGGCAACGCTGCGCCCGTTGGCCGAGTACCAACCCGTCGCCGCGGCGGTCGAGACGATGCGACTGCTGTCGGTGGGCGATGCGAACATCGGACTACCGCTGGCCGTCACCGCGGTCTGGGTCATCCTGCTCGGGAGCATCTTCGGTCCCGCGGCGGTGCGCGGTTACCGGCGGGCGGCCGAGTCCGGGCCCGTCGGCGGCTGA
- a CDS encoding daunorubicin resistance protein DrrA family ABC transporter ATP-binding protein, with translation MIELNGVAKTFGGGITALRDVSFAVPTGSVCALLGHNGAGKTTAVNILSTLVRPSAGSATVAGYDVVADAAQVRRAIGVTGQDAALDLRLTGRENLVLFARLRGLSKSRARARADELITRFDMRGAADRQVSGYSGGMRRRIDIAVSLVVSPTVLFLDEPTTGLDPRSRRDVWDLVSEMSAQDITVLLTTQYLEEADVLSDSVVILDSGRVVASGTADELKRRAGPGYCQMTAMHAEDLPRIAAALSDFDEVEVDAKAMRVSVPAPRGTATLSEVFRRLEDIGVELLDISLRRPTLDEVFLHLTAPSAAS, from the coding sequence GTGATCGAGCTCAACGGTGTCGCCAAGACGTTCGGCGGCGGCATCACCGCTCTGCGGGACGTGAGCTTCGCGGTCCCCACCGGTTCGGTCTGCGCCCTGCTCGGCCACAACGGCGCCGGGAAGACCACCGCCGTCAACATCCTCTCGACGCTGGTACGGCCGTCGGCGGGGTCGGCGACGGTGGCCGGGTACGACGTGGTCGCCGACGCCGCGCAGGTGCGCCGCGCGATCGGGGTCACCGGCCAGGACGCCGCACTGGACCTGCGTCTGACCGGAAGGGAGAACCTGGTGCTCTTCGCCCGCCTGCGCGGGCTTTCCAAGAGCCGGGCCCGCGCCAGGGCCGACGAGCTGATCACCAGGTTCGACATGCGCGGGGCCGCCGACCGGCAGGTGAGCGGATACTCCGGCGGCATGCGCCGCCGGATCGACATCGCCGTGTCGCTGGTGGTGTCGCCCACGGTGCTGTTCCTCGACGAGCCGACGACCGGTCTGGACCCGCGCAGTCGCCGAGACGTGTGGGATCTGGTGTCGGAAATGTCCGCACAGGACATCACCGTTCTGCTGACCACCCAATATCTCGAGGAGGCCGACGTGCTCAGCGACTCCGTCGTGATCCTCGACTCGGGCCGCGTGGTGGCCAGCGGCACGGCCGACGAACTCAAGCGCCGGGCCGGGCCGGGCTACTGCCAGATGACGGCGATGCACGCCGAGGACCTGCCGCGGATCGCCGCGGCGCTCAGCGACTTCGACGAGGTCGAGGTGGACGCCAAGGCCATGCGCGTCTCGGTGCCCGCTCCCCGTGGCACCGCCACGCTGTCGGAGGTGTTCCGCAGGCTGGAGGACATCGGCGTCGAACTGCTCGACATCTCGTTGCGGCGCCCGACGCTCGACGAGGTGTTCCTGCACCTGACCGCCCCCTCCGCCGCGTCGTGA
- a CDS encoding mannosyltransferase, producing the protein MAPVHPSVSRSRCLIVALVSTDSVPSARDRFARLKALAPAIFALSVVLRVASTMGYYLVEGDAFFDLRIYVLGGAALNNPGTLYEFFYTDPLKNEQLPFTYPPFAAILFYPLHLLPFGLTALLWQLALVGAVYATVRLSQRFVGGGSRRIAMLWTAVAIWMEPPGGSIQVGQIGIFLMLAVLYAAYSTRWWVSGLLIGVTAGIKLTPAITGLYFVGVRRWGTALFSAVVFFATVGIGYLLLPDETRRYFPGRMSEAGHDLPVGSVWNQSWRGGLSRIVGHDVGTGALLIGALLVTALISVLAWRALGSVGGARDRLASLLVIQIFGLVASPVAWTHHWVRVVPLMIWLFHGPWRAKPGARLLGCVWFALMVLSVPTLLSSAQSSIHDISQPWYLAWAGLVYLVAAVATLVWMIVAGRRADYPDGSAADGPGLGRPPVTAHRRGTEDAPEQDDPDRGDGQR; encoded by the coding sequence ATGGCACCCGTGCACCCGAGCGTGAGCCGGTCGCGGTGCCTTATAGTCGCCCTGGTGAGTACGGATTCTGTTCCGTCGGCGCGAGATCGGTTCGCGCGTCTAAAAGCGCTGGCTCCGGCAATTTTCGCGCTCAGTGTGGTCCTGCGGGTGGCGTCGACGATGGGGTATTACCTCGTCGAGGGCGACGCCTTCTTCGATTTGCGCATCTACGTTCTCGGCGGCGCCGCGCTGAACAATCCGGGCACGCTCTACGAGTTCTTCTATACCGATCCGCTGAAGAACGAGCAGCTTCCGTTCACCTATCCACCGTTCGCGGCGATCCTGTTCTATCCGCTGCACCTGCTGCCCTTCGGCCTCACGGCGCTTTTGTGGCAGCTGGCCCTGGTGGGTGCGGTCTATGCCACCGTACGACTGAGCCAGCGTTTCGTCGGTGGCGGGAGCCGGCGGATCGCCATGCTGTGGACCGCGGTCGCGATCTGGATGGAGCCGCCCGGCGGCAGCATCCAGGTCGGACAGATCGGCATCTTTCTCATGCTCGCGGTGCTCTACGCCGCCTACAGCACGCGCTGGTGGGTGTCCGGCCTACTGATCGGCGTGACGGCGGGCATCAAACTGACCCCGGCCATCACCGGGTTGTACTTTGTGGGGGTCCGCCGCTGGGGTACCGCCCTCTTCTCCGCGGTGGTGTTCTTCGCGACCGTCGGCATCGGTTATCTGCTGCTGCCCGACGAGACACGACGCTACTTTCCCGGGCGCATGAGCGAGGCCGGCCATGATCTTCCCGTCGGGTCGGTCTGGAATCAGTCCTGGCGCGGCGGCCTGTCCCGAATCGTGGGCCACGATGTGGGGACCGGTGCGCTGCTGATCGGTGCCTTGCTGGTCACCGCGCTGATCTCGGTGTTGGCGTGGCGGGCGCTCGGATCGGTGGGCGGTGCACGCGACCGGTTGGCTTCGCTGCTGGTGATCCAGATCTTCGGGCTGGTGGCCTCGCCGGTGGCCTGGACCCACCACTGGGTGCGGGTGGTGCCCCTGATGATCTGGTTGTTCCATGGGCCGTGGCGCGCGAAACCCGGTGCCCGCCTGCTGGGTTGTGTGTGGTTCGCCCTGATGGTCCTCAGCGTCCCGACCCTGCTGTCCTCGGCGCAGTCCAGCATCCACGACATCAGCCAGCCGTGGTATCTGGCGTGGGCGGGACTGGTCTACCTCGTCGCCGCCGTCGCGACGCTGGTCTGGATGATCGTGGCGGGACGGCGCGCCGACTACCCGGATGGCTCAGCCGCCGACGGGCCCGGACTCGGCCGCCCGCCGGTAACCGCGCACCGCCGCGGGACCGAAGATGCTCCCGAGCAGGATGACCCAGACCGCGGTGACGGCCAGCGGTAG
- a CDS encoding ABC transporter permease — protein sequence MSAPVILTARLMRRNRVDLAFAIVAPLVGIIGLVFLLQDVIVTDGMTYAQYVLPAVVVQAMFFGALTTTDRAAADNADGMSRRLQTLPISRLAPLTARMYYCLVRGLLAIMASTLGALLFGFRFTGGIGYATAFFGLALVLTLALSLGADAVGARAKRSEVAGQLLLIPQLLLVLLSTGLAPTESFPTALQPFVSSQPVSQITEALRDFTDGRVDAPNAWASVGWCLLFLGLFGYAALREQRRTR from the coding sequence GTGAGCGCGCCGGTCATCCTGACCGCGCGGTTGATGCGACGCAATCGGGTGGATCTGGCCTTCGCCATCGTCGCTCCCCTGGTCGGCATCATCGGCCTGGTGTTCCTGTTGCAGGACGTCATCGTGACCGACGGGATGACCTACGCGCAGTACGTACTCCCGGCGGTCGTGGTGCAGGCGATGTTCTTCGGAGCGTTGACCACCACCGACCGCGCCGCGGCGGACAACGCCGACGGGATGAGCAGGCGGCTGCAGACGCTGCCGATCTCACGCTTGGCTCCGCTGACGGCACGCATGTACTACTGCCTTGTCCGCGGCCTACTGGCAATCATGGCCTCGACGCTGGGCGCACTGTTGTTCGGTTTCCGGTTTACCGGCGGAATCGGTTATGCCACAGCATTTTTCGGACTCGCCCTGGTGTTGACCCTGGCGCTGTCGCTGGGCGCCGATGCCGTGGGTGCGCGCGCCAAGCGCAGCGAGGTCGCCGGCCAGCTACTGCTGATCCCCCAGTTACTGCTGGTGCTGTTGTCGACCGGATTGGCGCCGACGGAGTCCTTCCCCACCGCCCTGCAACCGTTCGTCTCCAGCCAACCGGTCTCCCAGATCACCGAGGCCCTGCGCGATTTCACCGACGGCCGGGTCGATGCGCCCAACGCATGGGCCAGCGTGGGCTGGTGCCTCCTGTTCCTCGGCCTTTTCGGCTACGCCGCCCTGCGAGAACAGCGGCGAACCCGATGA
- a CDS encoding mannosyltransferase, whose protein sequence is MLGVSHRPTKIDDWSAVKRLGERAITLAPWLLVVSIAIRSIGTTNIPDMFVDLRVYIAGGAALDHPGTLYQLSYTDLLGEQLPFIYPPFAAMLFYPLQWLPFFVVAWLWQFATIACLYGIVRISQRMIGRGGHRVAMLWTAAAIWLEPIRLLLNYSQVGVFLTFAALYAAYTSRSWLAGLLVGLAAGVKITPAITGLYFLAMRRWAAAAFAVAAFFATVGITALIAPGETREFFVALFRRVPVSTGTSNNQSWLGTVSRIVGYDAGHTVLVPLAIAATAVLSICAWRALGKTGNRDVLGSLLVVQLFGLMASPISWTHHWVWLIPLMIWLINGPWRDQPGARVLGWVWFAVLLIGIPSALSLLQSSVWTFSRPWYLAWGAAVYVPMTLATLGWMIFAGRRITRRTPHQCDGPVALDIDAEVSADRVVQVPVDPQPVGRAVSSAVPQTR, encoded by the coding sequence ATTCTCGGTGTCAGTCACAGACCGACGAAAATCGATGATTGGAGTGCTGTGAAGCGTTTGGGGGAACGCGCGATAACGCTGGCGCCGTGGTTGCTGGTCGTCAGCATCGCCATCCGGTCGATCGGTACCACCAACATCCCGGACATGTTCGTCGATTTGCGTGTGTACATCGCCGGCGGGGCCGCGCTGGACCACCCCGGCACGCTGTACCAGCTCAGTTACACCGATTTGCTGGGCGAGCAGTTGCCGTTCATCTATCCGCCGTTCGCGGCCATGCTCTTCTACCCGCTGCAATGGCTTCCGTTCTTCGTTGTTGCCTGGCTGTGGCAGTTCGCGACCATTGCATGCCTGTACGGAATCGTGCGAATAAGTCAACGAATGATCGGCAGGGGCGGACACCGGGTTGCCATGCTGTGGACCGCCGCAGCAATCTGGTTGGAGCCGATTCGCCTGCTGCTCAACTACTCCCAGGTCGGAGTGTTCCTCACCTTCGCGGCGTTGTACGCGGCGTACACATCGAGATCATGGCTGGCGGGTTTGCTGGTCGGCCTTGCCGCGGGAGTCAAGATCACCCCGGCGATCACGGGTCTGTACTTCCTGGCGATGCGGCGATGGGCGGCCGCGGCCTTTGCCGTCGCCGCGTTCTTCGCCACCGTCGGCATCACCGCGCTGATCGCGCCGGGTGAAACGCGGGAGTTCTTCGTCGCGCTGTTCCGTCGGGTTCCGGTTTCCACGGGGACCAGCAACAACCAGTCGTGGCTGGGCACCGTGTCGCGGATTGTCGGGTACGACGCCGGGCACACGGTGCTGGTACCCCTGGCCATCGCCGCCACCGCCGTGCTTTCGATATGTGCCTGGCGAGCGCTCGGTAAGACGGGAAACCGTGACGTCCTCGGGTCGCTGCTGGTGGTCCAACTGTTCGGGCTGATGGCCTCGCCCATCTCGTGGACCCACCACTGGGTCTGGTTGATCCCGCTGATGATCTGGCTGATCAACGGCCCATGGCGCGACCAGCCGGGGGCCCGTGTCCTCGGCTGGGTGTGGTTCGCGGTGTTGCTGATCGGGATACCGTCTGCCCTGTCGCTGTTGCAGTCCAGCGTGTGGACCTTCTCGCGCCCGTGGTATCTCGCGTGGGGTGCCGCCGTGTACGTCCCGATGACGCTGGCGACACTGGGCTGGATGATCTTCGCCGGTCGGCGGATCACTCGCCGGACGCCACACCAGTGCGATGGTCCCGTCGCACTGGATATCGACGCCGAGGTATCGGCCGATCGTGTGGTCCAGGTGCCGGTCGACCCGCAGCCGGTGGGCCGGGCCGTCAGCTCAGCGGTGCCTCAGACCAGGTAG